Proteins encoded in a region of the Stieleria neptunia genome:
- a CDS encoding glycoside hydrolase family protein, with amino-acid sequence MHHFCYAMMVSILLANVAIADDVLVPTIQGPWIRIAGNPDLGEYTGPKQQPVDFAVWQAADGTWQAWSCIRRTKCGGNTRLFHRWEGESLTQPDWKPMGIAMESDPSVGEVPGGLQAPHVVREGGQFHMFYGDWNNICHAVSDDGKNFQRVIQPSGKTALFTEGSGTNTRDVVMLKVGDIWHAYYTAYPNDQGAVFVRTTKDFRIWSDSTTVSFGGLTTTGKFSAECPHVVQRNGRFYLFRTQHYGTDGISTVYHSTDPMMFGINQDERYLATRLAVAAPEIVHHNGKDFIVTLTPELDGLQIARLAWLPKPTVGKSLWSFDDKDVRAGWEIESGNLPGPFTNSKRSDFNSLHEYFVGTSELEEGFDDSRMGQIRSPDFEVTEASYYAMISGGVDKTLYLAVIDSASGDEVLRVKNATNSNFLRPQLIQTDQLIGRRVFLRIVDQSTDAWGHFNFGGLYTVVR; translated from the coding sequence ATGCATCACTTCTGTTACGCAATGATGGTTTCAATCCTTCTAGCCAATGTCGCGATCGCCGACGATGTGCTTGTGCCGACGATCCAGGGACCGTGGATTCGCATCGCAGGCAATCCTGATCTGGGTGAATACACGGGTCCGAAACAACAACCGGTGGACTTCGCCGTCTGGCAGGCAGCGGACGGAACGTGGCAAGCCTGGTCGTGTATTCGGCGCACGAAGTGTGGTGGCAACACCAGGCTGTTTCATCGTTGGGAAGGAGAAAGCCTGACACAACCTGATTGGAAACCGATGGGCATTGCGATGGAATCGGATCCGTCGGTCGGCGAAGTCCCCGGCGGGCTGCAGGCCCCGCATGTCGTTCGCGAGGGGGGACAGTTTCACATGTTCTATGGAGACTGGAACAACATCTGTCATGCAGTCAGTGATGATGGAAAGAACTTTCAACGCGTGATCCAGCCATCGGGGAAGACCGCCCTGTTCACAGAAGGGAGCGGCACAAACACGCGCGATGTGGTGATGCTGAAGGTCGGCGACATTTGGCACGCCTATTACACGGCATACCCGAATGATCAAGGAGCGGTTTTTGTTCGCACGACAAAGGATTTTAGAATCTGGAGCGACTCCACGACCGTCTCGTTCGGAGGCCTCACCACAACGGGGAAATTCTCTGCGGAGTGTCCGCACGTTGTGCAGCGAAACGGCCGGTTCTATCTCTTTCGTACTCAGCATTACGGAACGGACGGCATTTCGACGGTGTATCATTCGACCGATCCGATGATGTTCGGCATCAACCAGGACGAGCGATACTTGGCAACGCGTCTGGCCGTGGCTGCACCGGAGATCGTGCATCACAACGGCAAGGACTTCATTGTTACGCTGACGCCGGAACTTGATGGGCTGCAGATCGCTCGGTTGGCATGGTTGCCGAAGCCGACGGTCGGTAAGTCGCTCTGGTCGTTTGACGACAAAGATGTGCGGGCGGGGTGGGAAATCGAATCGGGCAATCTGCCCGGCCCTTTCACGAATTCGAAGCGAAGCGATTTCAATTCGTTGCATGAATACTTCGTCGGCACCTCCGAGCTCGAAGAAGGTTTCGACGACTCGCGAATGGGGCAGATCCGGTCGCCGGATTTCGAGGTGACCGAAGCGTCGTATTACGCGATGATTTCCGGCGGTGTCGACAAGACGCTCTATCTTGCAGTCATCGACTCCGCCAGCGGAGACGAAGTGCTGCGGGTGAAAAATGCGACCAACTCCAATTTCCTTCGGCCCCAGTTGATTCAGACGGACCAGCTGATCGGGCGTCGCGTCTTTCTGCGGATCGTGGATCAAAGCACGGATGCATGGGGACACTTTAATTTCGGCGGACTCTACACCGTCGTTCGCTGA
- a CDS encoding S8 family serine peptidase, translated as MPVVSYGESDEEGFELAESRELIAIRTRSNRSLRSKSSVSDPVEAHLSDCELVLRFPEAGVEVYRVPKGERKPAMQNRKRALRQHHDVRFAGGVLIDNDAQEPVIYTENLFIKFIDSLDDTECERIIREANLILKEKLGFGINSYFVQATEGTGQRVFDMALQLLSRPEVQYCHPELVRPRSRKSIGSQQWHLGPVTRDGLSVSNHAHVLIAHELTRGGEVLIAIIDDGFDIDHAEFSRPGKIVAPFDAVSQSSDPRPRDPYPDYPDDHGTACAGVACASGIDGAIGVAPDARLMPIRLMANLGSMAEAKAFQWAADHGADVISCSWGPEDGPWYLPEHSLHDRVHHLPTSTRMAIDYALSTGRGGLGTPVLFAAGNGNESVENDGYASYEPVIAVAACNDRGTRSVYSDYGPSIWCCFPSNDFEFVAEQHPAPITPGIWTTDRSGAVGYNPGSPHAGDAIGNYTNSFGGTSSACPGVAGVVALMLSVNPDLTPLEIKDLLRRCCDPIDPEGGQYDDGGHSESYGYGRVNARRAVELAVPTLAPRLEFVRDFYTSIPDRGAANVTIDIQDPGSIESIDVLFDIEHSYVGDLVVTLKPPRGAGSKVVLHDRQGTSASGISKYCRMQATPGLERLVGKKCRGSWTLEVEDQAVRDVGTIVRFGLVITLQSSAQQIALARYTKRNSARLIQRPMSLARLQRDYVS; from the coding sequence ATGCCGGTCGTCAGCTATGGTGAAAGTGATGAAGAAGGATTCGAATTGGCCGAGAGTCGAGAGCTGATCGCGATCCGCACCCGCTCGAATCGATCATTGAGATCGAAGTCGAGCGTTTCGGATCCGGTGGAGGCACACTTGAGCGATTGCGAGTTGGTGTTGCGGTTTCCGGAAGCGGGGGTGGAGGTTTATCGCGTGCCGAAGGGGGAGAGGAAGCCGGCGATGCAAAACCGAAAACGTGCTTTGCGTCAGCACCATGACGTCCGCTTTGCGGGCGGCGTCCTGATCGACAACGATGCACAAGAGCCCGTGATCTACACGGAGAACTTGTTCATCAAATTCATCGACAGTCTGGATGACACCGAGTGCGAACGAATCATCCGCGAGGCGAATTTGATTCTCAAGGAGAAACTCGGATTCGGCATCAACAGCTACTTTGTGCAAGCGACCGAGGGGACGGGGCAGCGTGTCTTTGACATGGCACTGCAGTTATTGTCGCGGCCGGAAGTGCAGTATTGTCATCCGGAATTGGTTCGCCCTCGCAGTCGCAAATCGATCGGTTCGCAGCAGTGGCATCTCGGACCTGTCACGCGCGATGGGCTATCGGTCAGCAACCATGCGCATGTCCTGATCGCGCACGAACTGACACGTGGCGGGGAGGTGTTGATCGCGATCATCGACGACGGATTCGACATCGACCACGCAGAATTTTCGAGACCTGGCAAGATCGTGGCGCCGTTTGATGCGGTTAGTCAGTCTTCCGATCCGCGTCCCCGAGACCCCTACCCCGACTATCCCGACGACCACGGAACGGCTTGCGCAGGTGTCGCCTGTGCGAGCGGAATTGACGGTGCGATCGGGGTCGCCCCGGATGCTCGATTGATGCCGATTCGATTGATGGCCAACCTGGGCTCGATGGCAGAAGCGAAAGCCTTTCAATGGGCCGCCGACCATGGTGCGGACGTGATCTCGTGTAGTTGGGGCCCCGAAGACGGGCCCTGGTATTTGCCGGAACATTCGCTCCACGATCGTGTGCACCATCTGCCGACGAGCACACGCATGGCAATCGACTATGCGTTGTCGACTGGCCGTGGCGGTCTCGGCACACCCGTCCTGTTTGCCGCCGGCAATGGCAACGAGAGTGTCGAGAACGACGGCTATGCCAGCTACGAACCGGTGATTGCCGTCGCCGCCTGCAATGATCGCGGCACGCGGAGTGTCTACAGCGACTATGGTCCGTCGATTTGGTGCTGCTTTCCCAGCAACGATTTCGAGTTTGTCGCCGAGCAGCATCCGGCGCCCATCACTCCCGGGATTTGGACGACCGATCGTTCCGGCGCTGTTGGATACAATCCCGGCAGCCCGCATGCAGGCGACGCGATCGGAAACTACACCAACTCGTTTGGCGGCACCTCCAGCGCTTGCCCGGGTGTCGCGGGGGTCGTCGCGTTGATGTTGTCGGTCAATCCCGATTTGACTCCGCTTGAGATCAAGGATTTGTTGCGGCGTTGCTGTGACCCGATCGATCCGGAAGGGGGCCAGTACGACGATGGCGGCCACAGCGAGTCCTACGGATACGGTCGCGTCAACGCGCGTCGTGCCGTCGAATTGGCGGTCCCGACGCTGGCACCGCGGCTGGAATTTGTCCGTGATTTCTACACTTCGATCCCCGATCGCGGCGCGGCAAACGTGACGATTGACATCCAAGACCCGGGATCCATCGAATCGATCGACGTGCTGTTTGACATTGAACACAGCTATGTCGGCGACCTTGTCGTGACACTCAAACCGCCGCGCGGCGCCGGATCCAAGGTTGTTCTGCATGACCGTCAGGGGACATCCGCAAGCGGAATTTCAAAATACTGCCGCATGCAGGCCACTCCCGGACTCGAACGTCTGGTGGGAAAAAAGTGCCGCGGCAGTTGGACGCTGGAGGTCGAGGACCAAGCCGTCCGCGACGTCGGCACCATCGTCCGATTCGGGCTGGTCATCACACTTCAGTCCTCGGCACAACAGATCGCTTTGGCCCGCTACACCAAACGCAACTCGGCTCGGTTGATCCAGCGTCCGATGTCGCTGGCTCGACTGCAGCGAGACTATGTTTCCTGA
- a CDS encoding FadR/GntR family transcriptional regulator, which translates to MGSSATSTETVFQQMLQNVQSGDWESGSEIPSERSLIDEFGVSRIAIREALSMLRGLGVVDISHGRRTRVKPIGSETLGNLLPLMLLCGGQRTFDQVFEVRLAIESQTASLAARRRTDEHLVKLDILLQRFRDAMTSAESDAQPVDLEFHLEIARAADNPLFPVLLEALAGFVAFAQKESCRNDLNRRQRAILAHESIVEAIRDQDTDRARVEMESHLRYSMTRKIEQTES; encoded by the coding sequence ATGGGCAGTTCTGCCACGTCAACCGAAACGGTTTTCCAACAGATGCTCCAGAACGTCCAGTCAGGTGATTGGGAATCGGGTAGCGAGATCCCCAGTGAACGAAGTTTGATTGATGAATTTGGGGTCAGTCGCATTGCGATTCGCGAAGCCCTGTCCATGCTTCGAGGGCTCGGCGTGGTCGACATCAGCCACGGGCGACGGACGCGAGTGAAACCCATCGGTTCTGAAACGCTTGGCAACCTTCTGCCGCTGATGCTGTTGTGCGGCGGCCAACGGACGTTTGACCAAGTGTTTGAAGTGCGACTGGCGATTGAATCTCAGACGGCATCGCTGGCCGCGCGACGGCGAACGGACGAGCATCTCGTCAAGCTAGACATTTTGCTGCAGCGTTTTCGCGACGCGATGACATCCGCCGAGAGTGATGCTCAACCGGTCGACCTTGAGTTTCATCTCGAGATCGCCAGAGCGGCAGACAACCCGCTGTTCCCGGTGCTGCTGGAGGCGCTGGCCGGTTTCGTCGCCTTCGCACAGAAAGAAAGCTGTCGGAATGATTTGAACCGTCGTCAACGAGCCATCCTTGCTCACGAATCGATTGTGGAGGCAATTCGTGATCAGGACACCGATCGCGCTCGGGTGGAGATGGAATCGCACTTGCGGTACAGCATGACCCGGAAGATTGAGCAAACCGAATCGTAA
- a CDS encoding leucine-rich repeat domain-containing protein codes for MRELFVVAILFLSILPSAAGQTMDITKDSAGEIVEIVAFEGLSPDDDLLTKIPSLGKLRKLSLRCTPKNRVTVYEDWFLGKASLESIALVNCELSADAFSALLRVPALGSLDLTGASISPGALPKARFHAESVSFASCNLDDAFITRMIGCGVLDSAHLINLSGNAVTSNHILKLVARSTDCEELSLNQTHVDDESIPGLLKLRSLVALDMNDTKFTGNGFEKLCGLTRLEQLRANRVTLHLKQAEAFIEHPQLARFEFDYSGLSLEERIQLTKKQQSILSERRRK; via the coding sequence ATGCGTGAATTGTTCGTTGTTGCCATCCTTTTTTTGTCCATTCTACCTTCAGCCGCAGGCCAAACGATGGACATCACGAAAGACTCTGCGGGTGAAATCGTCGAGATCGTCGCTTTTGAGGGATTGTCTCCTGACGACGACCTGCTGACCAAGATCCCGTCCCTCGGAAAACTGCGAAAGCTGTCTCTGAGGTGTACCCCCAAGAACCGTGTCACCGTCTACGAAGATTGGTTTTTAGGCAAGGCATCGCTCGAATCGATTGCTCTTGTCAATTGCGAATTGAGTGCCGACGCTTTCAGCGCATTGCTACGAGTCCCTGCCCTGGGCAGCCTGGACCTTACCGGAGCCAGTATTTCACCGGGGGCGTTGCCAAAAGCAAGGTTTCATGCAGAGAGCGTGAGTTTTGCTTCGTGCAATCTTGACGATGCCTTTATCACCCGCATGATTGGTTGCGGAGTGCTTGATAGCGCACATCTCATAAACCTGAGCGGCAACGCGGTGACATCCAATCACATCCTGAAGCTTGTCGCCAGATCGACTGATTGCGAAGAGTTGAGCCTAAACCAAACACACGTTGACGACGAAAGCATTCCAGGCCTTCTAAAGCTAAGGTCCCTCGTCGCCTTGGACATGAACGACACTAAGTTCACTGGGAATGGCTTCGAAAAATTGTGTGGCCTAACGCGGCTTGAGCAGCTTCGGGCCAATCGAGTAACGCTTCATCTCAAACAGGCGGAAGCGTTTATTGAGCACCCTCAGCTTGCCAGGTTCGAATTTGACTATAGCGGCCTTTCGCTCGAAGAACGAATTCAGCTAACCAAGAAGCAGCAGAGCATTCTGAGTGAGCGAAGAAGAAAGTGA